A region of Geobacillus sp. 46C-IIa DNA encodes the following proteins:
- the cobO gene encoding cob(I)yrinic acid a,c-diamide adenosyltransferase yields MQNRNGRVIVYTGDGKGKTTAAFGLVLRAVGRGMKVAVLQFIKSPERTYGEQLALRRLGIEVHQLGAGFTWTKTPDVHRQALQRAWTLVKQYVHSGQYDMIVLDELNNALAIDRFPVDDILSIEDVLELIRTRPPSLHLVITGRSARPELIAAADIATEMALVKHDYEQGTAAAKGIEC; encoded by the coding sequence ATACAGAATCGTAACGGACGGGTGATCGTTTACACTGGCGATGGCAAAGGGAAAACGACAGCTGCCTTTGGACTTGTGCTGCGCGCTGTCGGACGCGGCATGAAGGTCGCTGTTTTGCAGTTTATTAAATCGCCAGAGCGCACGTATGGCGAGCAGCTGGCCCTTCGCCGCCTCGGCATCGAGGTGCATCAGCTTGGCGCCGGCTTTACATGGACGAAAACGCCCGATGTTCATCGCCAAGCGTTACAACGAGCATGGACGTTAGTGAAACAGTATGTTCATTCCGGGCAGTATGATATGATCGTGCTAGATGAATTGAACAACGCTTTAGCCATCGATCGATTCCCGGTCGATGACATCTTATCGATCGAAGATGTGCTCGAACTGATTCGCACGCGCCCGCCGTCACTCCACCTTGTCATCACCGGGCGCTCTGCCCGTCCGGAGCTGATTGCCGCCGCCGATATTGCCACTGAGATGGCGCTCGTCAAGCACGACTATGAACAAGGGACGGCGGCTGCGAAAGGCATTGAATGTTGA
- a CDS encoding YjcZ family sporulation protein, with protein MGAWHGNGFALIVVLFILLIIVGTAFVY; from the coding sequence ATGGGCGCTTGGCATGGCAATGGCTTTGCCTTAATTGTCGTCTTGTTTATTTTGTTGATTATTGTGGGAACGGCGTTCGTTTATTAA
- the metA gene encoding homoserine O-succinyltransferase, whose protein sequence is MPINIPKDLPAKEILEQENIFVMDEERAYSQDIRPLNIVILNLMPEKEKAETQLLRLLGNSPLQVNVTFLRPATHEPKTTSKHHLDQFYTIFPHIRHRKFDGMIITGAPVEQMPFEEVTYWDELTDIMEWTKANVTSTLHICWGAQAGLYYHYGIPKYPLPEKCFGVFNHTLEVKNVKLLRGFDDVFRMPHSRHTDVKREDIEKVPELMILSVADKAGVCLVASNDGRRIFLTGHPEYDATTLKDEYERDLAKGLPIQPPESYFPNDDPSQPPLNTWRSHANLLFVNWLNYYVYQETPYIWE, encoded by the coding sequence TTGCCAATCAACATTCCAAAAGACTTGCCCGCGAAAGAAATACTCGAACAAGAAAACATTTTCGTCATGGACGAAGAACGAGCGTATTCACAAGACATTCGTCCGCTCAATATCGTCATTTTAAACTTAATGCCGGAAAAAGAAAAAGCGGAGACGCAGCTATTGCGCCTGCTCGGCAACTCGCCGCTGCAAGTGAACGTCACCTTTTTGCGCCCGGCGACCCATGAGCCGAAAACGACGAGCAAACATCATTTGGATCAATTTTACACGATTTTCCCGCACATCCGCCATCGGAAATTTGACGGGATGATCATCACCGGAGCGCCGGTCGAGCAAATGCCGTTTGAGGAGGTGACGTACTGGGACGAGTTGACCGACATTATGGAATGGACGAAAGCAAACGTCACATCGACGCTCCATATTTGCTGGGGAGCGCAAGCCGGCTTGTATTACCATTACGGCATTCCGAAATACCCGCTGCCGGAAAAATGTTTCGGCGTGTTCAACCATACGCTGGAAGTCAAAAATGTGAAGCTTTTGCGCGGCTTTGACGATGTGTTCCGCATGCCGCACTCCCGCCATACAGACGTCAAGCGGGAAGACATTGAAAAAGTGCCGGAGCTCATGATTTTATCGGTCGCCGACAAAGCCGGCGTTTGCCTCGTCGCCTCGAACGACGGCCGCCGCATTTTCTTGACCGGCCATCCGGAGTATGATGCCACCACGTTAAAAGATGAATATGAGCGCGACTTGGCCAAAGGATTGCCGATCCAGCCTCCGGAGTCGTACTTTCCGAATGACGACCCGAGCCAGCCGCCGCTCAACACGTGGCGCTCGCACGCCAATTTGCTGTTTGTCAATTGGCTCAACTATTACGTCTATCAAGAGACGCCTTATATTTGGGAATAA
- a CDS encoding glutathione peroxidase, with translation MSVYEFSAKTIRGEEQPLSAYRGHVLLIVNTASRCGFTPQYQELQQLYDEYQNRGFVVLGFPCNQFGGQEPGTEEEIEQFCQLNYGVTFPLFAKVDVNGGSAHPLFQHLKEQAPGALGTKTIKWNFTKFLVDRNGQVVARFAPQTKPSELKEEIEKLL, from the coding sequence ATGAGCGTATACGAATTCAGCGCCAAGACGATTCGTGGGGAAGAGCAGCCGCTGTCCGCCTATCGGGGCCATGTGCTTCTCATTGTGAACACGGCCAGCCGCTGCGGGTTCACTCCGCAGTACCAAGAACTGCAGCAGCTGTATGACGAATACCAAAACCGCGGGTTTGTCGTGCTTGGCTTTCCGTGCAATCAATTCGGCGGCCAAGAGCCGGGAACAGAAGAGGAAATCGAACAGTTTTGCCAGTTGAATTACGGTGTGACGTTTCCGCTGTTTGCGAAAGTGGATGTCAATGGCGGCAGCGCTCATCCGCTCTTTCAACATTTGAAAGAACAAGCGCCAGGGGCGCTTGGCACGAAGACGATCAAATGGAATTTTACGAAATTTCTCGTCGACCGCAACGGTCAAGTCGTCGCCCGCTTCGCCCCGCAAACGAAGCCGAGCGAGTTGAAGGAAGAAATTGAAAAACTGTTGTGA
- a CDS encoding conserved virulence factor C family protein — MRIQAIEPTPSPNTMKILLDEELPSGMRHNYKPDNIGEAPPLIQALMRIDGVKGIYHVADFLAIERHPKYDWRDILANVREVFGEEADDGAEAKPKVNEHFGEVKVFVQMLYGLPMQVKLIDGEREHRVGLPQPFIDAVTEAQKYAGNIVLERKWVEKGVRYGTFEEIGREVVDELSASYPPERLERIVNMFRRGEQEKTAQKRPDIKVTSEMLDDPDWRKRYAALEQMAEPTEDDIPVLAKALKDEKMAIRRLATAYFGMIGGKQVLPYLYEALKDPAVAVRRTAGDCLSDIGDPEAIPAMMEALKDESKLVRWRAAMFLYEVGDESALPALKAAENDPEFEVSLQVKMAIERIEGGEEAKGSVWKQMTESRKKETKPEE, encoded by the coding sequence TTGCGCATTCAAGCGATTGAACCGACGCCAAGCCCGAACACGATGAAAATCTTGCTTGATGAAGAATTGCCTTCCGGCATGCGCCATAACTACAAACCGGACAACATCGGGGAAGCGCCGCCGCTCATTCAAGCGTTGATGCGCATTGATGGAGTGAAAGGCATTTACCATGTCGCTGACTTTTTGGCGATTGAGCGCCATCCGAAATACGATTGGCGCGACATTTTGGCGAACGTGCGTGAAGTGTTCGGTGAAGAAGCAGATGACGGAGCCGAGGCAAAGCCGAAGGTGAATGAACATTTCGGCGAAGTGAAAGTGTTCGTGCAAATGTTGTACGGCCTGCCGATGCAAGTGAAGCTCATCGATGGGGAGCGCGAACATCGCGTCGGGCTGCCGCAGCCGTTTATCGACGCGGTCACCGAAGCGCAAAAGTACGCCGGCAACATTGTCCTTGAGCGCAAATGGGTGGAAAAAGGAGTGCGCTACGGCACATTTGAAGAAATTGGCCGCGAAGTGGTGGATGAACTGTCGGCTTCCTATCCGCCTGAGCGGCTCGAGCGGATCGTCAACATGTTTCGCCGCGGCGAGCAGGAAAAAACGGCGCAAAAGCGGCCAGACATCAAAGTGACGAGCGAGATGCTCGATGATCCGGACTGGCGCAAACGGTACGCCGCGCTCGAGCAAATGGCGGAGCCGACGGAAGATGACATTCCGGTGCTGGCCAAAGCGCTGAAAGATGAAAAAATGGCCATCCGCCGCCTAGCGACTGCGTATTTCGGCATGATTGGCGGCAAACAGGTGCTTCCGTATTTGTATGAGGCGTTGAAAGACCCGGCAGTTGCGGTCCGCCGCACGGCCGGCGACTGTTTGTCCGACATCGGCGACCCGGAAGCCATTCCGGCGATGATGGAAGCGTTAAAGGACGAAAGCAAGCTCGTTCGCTGGCGCGCGGCTATGTTTTTGTACGAAGTCGGCGATGAATCGGCGCTCCCGGCGTTAAAAGCGGCGGAAAACGATCCGGAATTTGAGGTCAGCTTGCAGGTGAAAATGGCCATCGAGCGGATCGAAGGCGGTGAAGAGGCGAAAGGCTCGGTTTGGAAACAAATGACCGAAAGCCGGAAAAAAGAAACGAAGCCGGAAGAATAG
- a CDS encoding DUF4183 domain-containing protein — MALQLIKLFVAATTTTEAAPSTTRFFYITTAETAEGATLTIDAASFLQDDGSQATELPALATNNSYFNVYVNGVLQMADISAYTPGATGVGSLAITVPTGSGSIPANTPIVLEIVQFAPTSSTTVTT, encoded by the coding sequence ATGGCTTTACAATTAATTAAGCTGTTTGTCGCCGCAACTACCACAACAGAAGCGGCACCAAGCACCACAAGATTTTTCTATATCACGACAGCTGAAACAGCAGAAGGGGCAACATTGACCATCGATGCGGCCAGCTTTTTGCAAGATGATGGCAGCCAAGCGACGGAATTGCCGGCACTAGCAACCAATAATAGCTACTTTAATGTGTATGTTAACGGCGTTTTGCAAATGGCGGATATTTCCGCATACACTCCCGGAGCGACCGGCGTTGGGTCGCTAGCCATTACCGTTCCGACCGGAAGTGGATCCATTCCAGCGAATACCCCTATTGTGCTCGAAATTGTCCAATTCGCCCCGACCTCCAGCACAACCGTGACGACCTAA
- a CDS encoding DUF4183 domain-containing protein: MKRASSSEKHVIAVPKVYDWTHAVLTVPLHMVLHFPPRVLSAETYQYNAVSDGIKMVYTNDDELKEYGDRGILDPKNVSWVNLFINGVLQPEKLYDVEKGKLTLKTTDPPPKGVPIILQFITIKMGV; this comes from the coding sequence ATGAAACGAGCCTCTTCATCAGAAAAACATGTGATTGCCGTTCCAAAAGTATACGATTGGACCCATGCGGTACTGACCGTTCCTCTTCATATGGTGCTCCACTTTCCTCCACGCGTTTTGTCGGCAGAAACGTACCAGTACAACGCGGTATCGGACGGGATCAAAATGGTCTATACGAATGACGATGAATTGAAGGAGTATGGTGACCGCGGCATTTTAGACCCAAAAAACGTATCATGGGTCAACTTGTTTATTAACGGAGTGTTGCAGCCAGAAAAACTGTATGACGTTGAGAAAGGAAAATTGACGTTAAAAACAACGGATCCGCCGCCGAAAGGGGTGCCGATCATTCTCCAATTTATCACTATCAAAATGGGGGTTTGA
- a CDS encoding NUDIX hydrolase, whose amino-acid sequence MGYIEELRKMVGTRPVILVGVGVAVIDDGGRILLQKRRDGRWGVPGGLLELGESTEEAGRREVLEETGLEIGELELIDVFSGKKYFVQLPNGDQYYSVTVVYRTRDIRGGELKEDGEESLEVKFFPLHALPNDLSPLFQDLVEHYFGR is encoded by the coding sequence ATGGGATACATTGAAGAACTGCGAAAAATGGTCGGAACCCGACCGGTCATTTTAGTCGGTGTCGGTGTCGCTGTCATCGATGATGGTGGACGGATTTTGCTGCAAAAGCGCCGCGACGGACGGTGGGGAGTCCCCGGCGGCTTGTTGGAGCTCGGCGAATCGACAGAGGAAGCAGGACGGCGGGAAGTGTTGGAAGAAACCGGCCTTGAAATCGGTGAACTTGAACTGATCGATGTGTTTTCTGGCAAAAAATATTTTGTTCAGCTGCCGAACGGCGACCAATATTATTCGGTGACCGTGGTGTACCGCACCCGCGATATCCGCGGCGGCGAGCTGAAAGAAGACGGAGAAGAATCGCTTGAGGTAAAATTTTTCCCTCTTCATGCATTGCCAAACGACCTCTCTCCGCTCTTTCAAGACCTTGTCGAGCATTATTTCGGCCGTTGA
- a CDS encoding BrxA/BrxB family bacilliredoxin, with the protein MSMAYEEYMRQLVQPMRDELVRAGFRELRTSEEVEQFMEKAEGTTFVFVNSVCGCAAGLARPAATQAVLRSEKKPDHFVTVFAGQDKEATAKMREYFVGYPPSSPSMALLKGKEVVHFIPREDIEFHSMEEVMENVLAAFDKHCG; encoded by the coding sequence ATGTCGATGGCGTACGAAGAATACATGCGCCAGCTCGTGCAGCCGATGCGCGATGAGCTCGTCCGCGCTGGCTTCCGTGAACTGCGCACGAGCGAGGAAGTCGAACAGTTTATGGAGAAAGCGGAAGGAACGACCTTTGTCTTTGTCAACTCGGTGTGCGGCTGCGCTGCTGGGCTGGCGCGCCCGGCGGCGACGCAGGCGGTGCTGCGGAGCGAGAAAAAACCGGATCATTTCGTCACGGTGTTTGCCGGCCAAGATAAAGAGGCGACAGCGAAAATGCGCGAGTATTTTGTCGGCTATCCGCCGTCCTCGCCGTCGATGGCGCTTTTAAAGGGAAAAGAAGTCGTTCATTTCATTCCGCGCGAAGACATCGAGTTTCATTCGATGGAAGAGGTTATGGAAAACGTTTTAGCCGCATTTGACAAAC